One genomic segment of Sorex araneus isolate mSorAra2 chromosome X, mSorAra2.pri, whole genome shotgun sequence includes these proteins:
- the DES gene encoding desmin, which translates to MSQAYSSSQRVSSYRRTFGGAPGFSLGSPVFPRAGFGSKGSSSSMTSRVYQVSRTSGGAPGGLGSLRAGRLGAGRSSSVGGYGAGELLDFSLADAVNQEFLATRTNEKVELQELNDRFANYIEKVRFLEQQNAVLAAEVNRLKGREPTRVAEMYEEELRELRRQVDVLTNQRARVDLERDNLLDDLQRLKAKLQEEIQLKEEAENNLAAFRADVDAATLARIDLERRIESLNEEIAFLKKVHEEEIRELQAQLQEQQVQVEMDMSKPDLTAALRDIRAQYETIAAKNISEAEEWYKSKVSDLTQAANKNNDALRQAKQEMMEYRHQIQSYTCEIDALKGTNDSLMRQMREMEDRFANEAGGYQDSITRLEEEIRHLKDEMARHLREYQDLLNVKMALDVEIATYRKLLEGEESRINMPIQTYSSLNFRETSPEQRSSEVHTKKTVMIKTIETRDGEVVSEATQQQHEVL; encoded by the exons aTGAGCCAGGCCTATTCGTCCAGCCAGCGCGTGTCCTCCTACCGCCGCACGTTCGGCGGGGCCCCCGGCTTCTCGCTCGGCTCGCCCGTGTTCCCGCGCGCCGGCTTCGGCTCCAAGGGCTCGTCCAGCTCCATGACGTCGCGCGTGTACCAGGTGTCGCGCACGTCGGGGGGCGCGCCGGGCGGGCTGGGCTCGCTGCGCGCGGGCCGGCTGGGCGCGGGCCGGTCGTCGTCCGTCGGGGGCTACGGCGCGGGCGAGCTGCTGGACTTCTCGCTGGCCGACGCGGTCAACCAGGAGTTCCTGGCCACGCGCACCAACGAGAAGGTGGAGCTGCAGGAGCTCAATGACCGCTTCGCCAACTACATCGAGAAGGTGCGCTTCCTCGAGCAGCAGAATGCCGTGCTCGCCGCCGAGGTGAACCGGCTCAAGGGCCGCGAGCCCACGCGCGTGGCCGAGATGTACGAGGAGGAGCTGCGCGAGCTGCGGCGCCAGGTGGACGTGCTCACCAACCAGCGCGCGCGCGTCGACCTGGAGCGCGACAACCTCCTCGACGACCTGCAGCGGCTCAAGGCCAA GCTGCAAGAGGAAATTCAACtgaaagaagaagcagagaacaatTTGGCAGCCTTCCGGGCG GATGTGGACGCGGCCACTCTGGCGCGCATTGACCTGGAGCGCAGAATCGAGTCTCTCAACGAGGAGATCGCCTTCCTGAAGAAAGTGCACGAGGAG GAGATCCGCGAGCTGCAGGCCCAGCTTCAGGAGCAGCAGGTCCAGGTGGAGATGGACATGTCCAAGCCAGACCTCACCGCTGCCCTCAGGGACATCCGGGCTCAGTACGAGACCATCGCGGCTAAGAACATCTCGGAAGCCGAAGAGTGGTACAAGTCCAAG GTGTCCGACCTGACCCAGGCTGCCAACAAGAACAACGACGCCCTGCGCCAAGCCAAGCAGGAGATGATGGAGTACAGGCACCAGATCCAGTCCTACACCTGCGAGATCGACGCCCTCAAGGGCACC AACGACTCCCTGATGCGGCAGATGCGGGAGATGGAGGACCGTTTCGCCAACGAGGCCGGGGGGTACCAGGACAGCATCACGCGCCTGGAGGAGGAGATCCGGCATCTCAAGGACGAGATGGCCCGTCACCTGCGCGAGTACCAAGACCTGCTGAATGTCAAGATGGCCCTGGACGTGGAGATCGCCACTTACCGGAAACtgctggagggagaggagagccg GATCAACATGCCTATCCAGACCTACTCTTCTCTCAACTTCCGAG AAACGAGCCCGGAGCAGAGGAGTTCCGAGGTCCACACCAAGAAGACGGTGATGATCAAAACCATCGAGACGCGGGACGGGGAG GTTGTCAGCGAAGCCACACAGCAGCAGCACGAGGTGCTGTAA